The following proteins come from a genomic window of Palaemon carinicauda isolate YSFRI2023 chromosome 12, ASM3689809v2, whole genome shotgun sequence:
- the LOC137650942 gene encoding uncharacterized protein, whose translation MRITPKGMNKLTIPKLELLALLLGWRLARTLKGLIEPREIVMWTDSKVTLAWVASPDAKDNKNVFISNRVAEIVFLHQACHFSLSHVPSKQNPADVLSRGAMTQQLLQNTLWRNGPEFLRTTGEPVPYKKDDPTNERTVVAAVQEMREEIRPVSPGEIWEILQREVEF comes from the coding sequence atgaggatcactccaaaggggatgaacaagttgacaatccccaagctagaactattagcattgttgttaggctgGAGATTAGCCAGGACACTCaaagggctgatagagccacgagagatagtcatgtggaccgacagtaaggtcacgttggcatgggtagcatctcccgatgccaaggATAACAAAAATGTGttcatatctaacagagtggcggagattgtttttcttcatcaggcTTGCCATTTTAGTCTAAGCCatgtcccaagcaaacagaatcctgctgatgtcctgtccagaggagcaatGACGCAACAACTGCTACAAAACACTCTTTGGCGGAATGGTCCAGAGTTCCTAAGGACCACGGGAGAGCCTGTTCCTTATAAGAAGGACGATCCAACCAATGAAAGAACCGTAGTGGCGGCGGTAcaagaaatgagggaggaaataagacctgtttcaccaggagagatatgggaaattctacagagggaagtagagttctGA